The following are encoded together in the Salvia hispanica cultivar TCC Black 2014 chromosome 6, UniMelb_Shisp_WGS_1.0, whole genome shotgun sequence genome:
- the LOC125197193 gene encoding novel plant SNARE 13 encodes MANPELSMNPQMEQIHGEIRDIMRALANGFQKLDKIKDSTRQSKQLEELTGKMRECKRLVKEFDREIKDEESRNPPEITKQLNDEKQSMIKELNSYVALRKTYMSTYGNKRVELFDMGGASDPTAEENVLVASEMSNQQLIDAGMKSMDETDQAIERSKQVVHKTLEVGTQTATTLKGQTEQMGRVVNELDTINFSLKKASQLVKEIGRQVATDKCIMLFLFLIVCGVIAIIVVKIVNPNNKDIRDIPGLAPPAPTTRRLLYVKPTEFFE; translated from the exons ATGGCTAACCCGGAGTTAAGTATGAACCCTCAAATGGAGCAGATCCATGGCGAAATTCGCGACATCATGCGAGCGCTCGC AAATGGCTTCCAAAAGCTGGATAAGATCAAAGACTCAACTAGACAGAGTAAACAGCTGGAGGAGCTTACTGGGAAGATGAGGGAGTGCAAAAG ATTGGTTAAAGAATTTGATCGAGAAATCAAAGATGAGGAAAGCAGAAATCCTCCGGAGATTACCAAGCAGCTCAATGACGAGAAGCAATCTATG ATCAAAGAGTTGAATTCATATGTAGCCTTGAGGAAGAC TTACATGAGCACATATGGGAACAAGAGGGTTGAACTTTTTGATATGGGTGGTGCCAGTGATCCCACAGCTGAAGAAAATGTATTAGTTGCATCAG AAATGTCAAATCAGCAGCTTATTGATGCTGGAATGAAGTCAATGGATGAAACTGACCAAGCTATTGAGCGCTCCAAACAG GTTGTTCACAAAACTCTTGAAGTGGGAACACAAACTGCTACTACACTGAAGGGCCAA ACTGAACAAATGGGTCGTGTAGTCAATGAACTGGACACAATCAATTTCTCTTTAAAAAAGGCTTCACAACTTGTAAAAGAGATTGGCAGACAG GTGGCTACTGACAAATGCATCATGCTGTTCCTTTTTCTGATTGTATGTGGGGTTATTGCCATAATTGTTGTGAAG ATTGTGAATCCAAACAACAAAGACATAAGGGACATACCCGGACTTGCGCCTCCTGCTCCTACAACAAGAAGATTGTTGTATGTAAAGCCGACAGAATTTTTTGAGTAA
- the LOC125192974 gene encoding protein ACCELERATED CELL DEATH 6-like, with protein MENKQEEEKMKSVSNLVQDLKGEVEIKDSITEEELSATHQKPKPNVLTMVPKKPYPEKPKEVMPPKVMPPCTDLDMARIKEKFYSNRIYKEEELVAAEMYKDLDLYLAAINGDLDHFKIILDRISSYSVDDILSRLSPIKNTFLHVAAKHRNQDIVKFIASMKPSRVLAKNVHGETALHLAAKGGDEAMVEALVGILSHNETEKRNLLMAENETGNTALHVALLSGWESIATYLIEQHSELSYHLNMHGESALYLAAKAGFVECISSILERCTDKKCRKLLFKNKSPIQPPIPIKPNEAPEAPRRENKSPIHAAIERKELVVLKAIFNAKPELIHMRDNEGRNPLHFAASLGDFEATNYLLQKCKSNATRRDKRGELPIHLAALEGHVDVIRAMLIYCPEAEELLDNSGQNILHIAAVSGRYNVFHYVLNNPKLNSLINMKDKSGDTPLHIATGNDHPKIVSTLTWDQRVDIKAVNNNGMTVLDVAYENRIHNPSFEKRLTWAALKAASVPQKSDSRRMLNVDLKVYKERVNTLLVVATLVATVTFAAGFTMPGGYISSDTGTDLGMASMWRDTVFHVFVLCDTIAMYTSILVVTALIWAQLGDSVLVMNALELTAPLLGVALVMMSVAFTAGVTIVLTKLRWLQITLLAMSTSFIALLLLLLLPLCAPITSRSRILRYLSYYPFCLLVFVSSTKRNN; from the exons ATGGAAAACaaacaagaagaagagaagatgaaaAGTGTGTCGAATCTGGTCCAAGATCTGAAGGGGGAAGTTGAGATTAAAGATTCCATAACTGAAGAGGAGCTTTCTGCAACGCACCAGAAACCAAAGCCGAATGTTTTAACG ATGGTACCAAAGAAACCATATCCAGAGAAACCAAAAGAAGTGATGCCACCAAAAGTGATGCCACCATGTACGGATTTGGATATGGCGCGGATCAAGGAAAAATTCTACTCTAATCGAATCTACAAAGAGGAGGAGCTTGTGGCTGCAGAGATGTACAAGGATCTTGACTTGTATCTAGCAGCTATAAATGGCGATCTCGATCACTTCAAAATAATTCTCGATAGAATTTCGAGTTATTCTGTagatgatattttgtctaGGCTGAGCCCTATTAAAAACACATTTCTTCATGTAGCAGCCAAACATAGAAACCAAGACATTGTGAAATTCATAGCTAGTATGAAACCATCTCGTGTCTTGGCCAAAAATGTCCATGGAGAGACTGCGTTGCATCTCGCAGCAAAAGGTGGAGACGAAGCAATGGTAGAAGCCCTTGTGGGAATTCTCTCTCATAATGAGACAGAGAAGCGTAATCTGCTGATGGCAGAGAATGAGACGGGAAACACAGCCTTGCATGTGGCGTTACTTAGTGGTTGGGAATCAATTGCAACATATTTGATCGAGCAACATTCTGAGCTATCATATCACCTAAACATGCATGGGGAATCTGCCCTTTATTTGGCAGCTAAAGCTGGTTTTGTAGAATGCATCTCTTCAATTCTTGAACGGTGCACGGATAAGAAATGCCGAAAACTGCTTTTCAAGAATAAATCTCCCATTCAACCACCGATACCGATTAAACCCAATGAAGCACCTGAAGCACCAAGGAGGGAGAATAAATCTCCCATTCATGCAGCAATTGAGAGGAAGGAATTAG TTGTTTTGAAAGCCATATTCAACGCGAAGCCTGAATTAATCCATATGAGAGACAATGAAGGAAGAAATCCGCTACATTTTGCGGCATCTTTGGGTGACTTTGAAGCAACAAATTACCTGCTACAAAAATGTAAGAGCAATGCAACTAGAAGAGACAAAAGAGGTGAACTGCCTATTCATTTGGCAGCACTTGAAGGCCATGTTGACGTCATTCGAGCTATGCTCATATATTGCCCCGAAGCAGAGGAGCTGCTCGACAACTCTGGTCAAAATATTCTACACATTGCTGCTGTGAGTGGAAGATATAATGTGTTCCACTATGTTCTCAACAATCCAAAACTCAACTCCCTCATAAACATGAAGGACAAATCCGGAGACACGCCCCTGCATATTGCCACCGGGAACGATCATCCTAAGATAGTCAGTACCTTAACCTGGGACCAGCGGGTCGACATTAAGGCGGTTAACAACAATGGAATGACAGTCCTTGATGTTGCTTATGAAAATAGGATACATAATCCTTCATTTGAAAAG CGTTTAACTTGGGCTGCTCTTAAAGCAGCATCTGTTCCTCAAAAGTCAGATTCAAGGAGAATGTTGAATGTCGACTTGAAGGTCTATAAAGAAAGAGTAAACACTCTCTTGGTTGTGGCAACTCTGGTCGCCACAGTAACTTTTGCAGCGGGCTTCACCATGCCTGGTGGCTACATTAGCTCTGACACAGGCACTGATTTGGGCATGGCAAGCATGTGGAGAGACACGGTATTCCACGTTTTTGTTTTATGCGACACTATAGCCATGTATACTTCAATCCTTGTTGTCACAGCTCTTATCTGGGCTCAGTTAGGTGATAGTGTCTTAGTCATGAATGCCCTCGAACTCACAGCACCTTTGCTTGGGGTAGCTCTGGTCATGATGTCCGTGGCTTTCACAGCGGGAGTTACCATAGTTCTTACCAAACTCAGGTGGCTCCAAATCACTCTGCTTGCCATGAGTACATCTTTCATCGCCCTATTGCTTCTGCTACTGCTTCCCTTGTGTGCACCAATCACTTCAAGGAGTCGGATTCTACGTTATCTTTCTTACTACCCATTTTGCTTGCTCGTATTTGTTAGTAGCACAAAGCGAAATAACTGA